AGGCAATACCGGTAAGTATGGCAAAATTCAATAAAGTCAACCGTTTTATCATAATCTTTGCAAGCGTTAATGCTTGTAAAATTAGGGGAATAGGTCCGGTGACTGTCCTGAAGCGTCCTGCGCTCCCGGGGGAATATTGAATATTGAATGTATTTGCTTTCCGCTTTTGGCTTTCAGCCTGTATTTGCTTGCAGCTTGCAGCTTGCAGCTGTTCTCTCACTGCCTTTTCTTTACTTCTCCTTTAGTAGTTTATCCAACTCCTGCTTTGTAATGGTAACTACCGTTCCATGCCTGATCCCCTTTGGCATTTCCAGCAGGTCGGAGATTTCTGTCCAGTGAACCAGGTCGGTACTGGTTACGGCGCCATATTTATGATCGCGGTATTTATCAAAGTATACGATCCATTGGTTGCCCTTTTTCAGCACGGTAGGCCCTTCTGCCCAGTAATTGCCTGTGATGGGTTTGGAAGGTGCGCTGTAACCGCCGGTGAGCGTGGTGCTGGTAGCAGTACGCAGATTCTTCTGCGGCGGATAGCGGGTTTCATCTTTCAGGAACATCACGTACTGGTTGCCATTCATTTGAATGGTAGCGTCAATTACGTTAAAACCCTGGTCGTATAAAACAGCCGCCTGGCTATAGGTTTTAAAGTCTTTGGTGGTTACATAATAAATGCGGTGATTTTTGTCGCTGGCGGTATCACCTTTTGGAAAACGGCCGGGAATGGTAGTGGCCCAATAGATCATGTATTGTTTGCTGGCCTCATCGTAAAAGATCTCGGGCGCCCAGCAATTGATCGCGGTTGGCTCGTGTTCCATCACGGGAACATTCTGTTGCTCGCTCCAGTGAATGAGGTCTTTGGAAGAAGCATACCCGATAGTCCTTTCGCTCCAGCTTACCGTCCAAACCATGTGGAAAAGCCCGTCTGCCCCGCGGATCACGCATGGGTCGCGCATGAGTTTATCCTTTCCGGCGGTGGGCTTTAAAAAGGAACTGTCATTTTTCAATGAGGCCCATTTTAAACCGTCGGAACTCCAGGCCAGGTGCAAACCATCTTCACCATTGCCTTTGAAGTAACTAAAGAGGTATACGGATCTGTTGCTTTGTGCAGTAACGAGCGTTAATTGGGCAAAGAGGAGTATTAGCAAGCCAATCTTTTTCATTGCGGCAAGATAATACAAATACAGGTTTCAGGTTGCAGGTTTCAAGTTTGAGAACCAATTACCAATTGCCTATTGTCCATTGTCTATTGTCCATTGTCAATTGCCAATTGGCTGGGTTGTGAGCTTCCAAGGCTTTCATTAAGGGAATGCAGTTTTTTACCAATGCCGCTTACCAGGTCTTTAATGATGATGATACCCATAATAACCAGGAAGCTGATTAAAAAAATGCCACCGGTAAACACCAGGGGGTTGATCTCGTACCAGGTGGGTTGCGGAGCCGGCGTTTCAACACCAGCGATACCGCGTAATTTAAATTCAATAAAGGCGCCGGTTATCAATACGGCATTGAGGAACGACGCTACGATGAAATAAGGCCAGTTTTTTCGCATGGAAGAATGGTGTGAAGGTTTATAATAGTTGTTACATGTTTATGTCGTCGTAATACACCAGGAACCATTTGCCACTTTTCAATTTGAACCTGCGCTCTACCTTGAAGCCGCTTTGATCGATCCAGAATTTTTCGGTGACCATAGAATCGTTCATCACCAGGCTGTGCCGGCATTCTGTGGTATCGGTATCAAGGGCCACCGGTGTTTTTAAAAACTCCCAGTTCTTTTTTGACCAGTGGGTGTTCTCCACGTCGTTCACGCATTGTCCGTCTATGGGGAAGGGTATTCTTGAAAGCTGAAAGCTTGAGTCGGTATGGAACTTTGTATTAAAGCTGTCGAATGATTCTGCGCCGGGGATATTATTGCTTAGGGCGGCGATGGTGGGTGGGGCCTGAATGGCCATGGGCGACTTTTTGTTATCACTCCTGTTACAGGCAAACAAAACGCTTACAAACAAAGGAAGCACTTGGTAAGGTTTCATAGCGATTAAATTAAATTTTAGAATAATATCACACCATCCTAATGATATTTCCTAAAATCCAAATACCGTTCCTTTTCTATGTAATGTGGAGAACTTGGGGTTGAAAAGTTGATAAAGGTGATGGGGTTGAATAGATCAACTGACAGAAGAATTAATTAAGGCGCTTCCAAATATGATCAAATAGAGAAAGCCCCATTCACGCCCCGTACTTAGCCCGACAATCACTTCAATTACACAAAATATCGCAGCCAAAATATACGGAGAAATATAATAGAGTAAGGGTCGTTTCATAAGGTTCTATACATTACAGTGCAAACCGCCAGGTTATTAAAATTACACCTACTACCAGGGCTTCTATGATCCAGACATAATTTACATTACCTTTTGTCCAGGCTTTAATTACGGAATCTACGCCTAACAGTAAGAGTAATGCCGGAAGAAATAACAGCAGGCTTAAACCACGTAAACTGGTTATGGTGATCAGGCCAAATACAATTGGTATAAGGCAAAGAACGGCCGCTACGATAAAGGGCGTGCAATGGTACATTAAATACTTCTTCATAAAGGGGTCAATCAGTAATAGGGGTTTTAAAAAGATATTTCGATCTATGCAACGCTAACACTTCTGAAACAAGGTAAAATCGTTCAGGCAATAAAATAAAACAGCGAATAATACTACTTCAACAATCCAGACGTACAGCATACGGCCGTCTGTCAATGACTTTAAAGAATAATCCAAGCCCAGCAAAACAAAACCTACTGGTATTAATATGATTAACAACACAGGCATACTTATCCCAATTGGGATCAGGGCTATAGCACCAATTACAAAAGGAGAAACATAATATGACCAGTGTCTTTTCATAATTGAACAATCCCCATGGCATATTTATGCCTGGAGGTATAGATGAAACCAGCTGTGTTTGTTGATTTAATTTGATTGGCAACTGCCGCACCGGCACCGTCAGCCTTGTTGGGCCGACTGGAATAAAATGAACCAATAAGCATAGGAAATGCGGGCAAACGCATTGTTCTTTTATGCATGTTCAGGGGTTGGGTTGCGGGGCCAAAGATAAAAATAATTGGTTTCCCGGCAAATGCCCGCCCCTATTGATTCAAGGCATTCACCGCTGCCCATACTTCCTTCACCACCGGAATGCCCTGTTGCCCGTTCCGCTGCCGGGTTTGCAACACCCGCTCCCCGGGGAAGGTAATGGCCTTATTGTTATCAGGTGTGGACCGATGGTAATCGGCAATAATGTTCCTGACCACCTGCGCAATAGCGGCATGGTTGCCGAGCTTGCTGGTGTCAATAGCAATAAATACCTGCGACACGGCCATCTCTGTTTTTTGTTGGGTTACCTCATGTACCGGTAATCCGCCCGATAATACGGCCGCCAGTACATCCAGCAGCAAGGCCAACCCCGCGCCTTTCCAATAGCCAATGGGCAGGGGCCGGCGCGAGGCACGGACGGCGCCGGGATCGGTTGTGAGTTGTCCGTTGACGTCGAAGCCACCGTATACCGGTAGCTGTTCCTTTTTCATATCTGCCAGTTCCAGCGCTCCAAACGAATATTGCGACATGGCCATGTCCAGTACAATGGCTTCCTGTTCGTAGGGCAATGCCATTACCAGCGGGTTATTCCCCAATTTATTGTCAACTGCACCCCAGGCAGGCATCAGGGCGGTGGTGTTCGTCCAGCCAATAAAAACAAAACCGGCTTTGGCCGCCTGCCAGCCATAGGTACCACCCCGCATCCAGTGATTGGTGTTGGCCAGGGCCACGCAACCAATGCCGTGTTGTTGGGCCAGCTGCATAGCGTTGTTGGTGGCATGCATGGCATTTAACGGACCGGGCCCCAGGTTACCATCCCATTGCTGTACCCCGCCCCACTGGTGTTTAAGAGTAGGTTCTGCATTTATATTTATATATCCTTTCTGAATGTATTCAACAAAGCGGGGAAAGCGGTTCACCCCATGCGTGTATACCCCATCGATACTGTTGTTGGTGAATACCTCAGCACATTGCCGGGCCTTTTCGGGCGTAAATCCCTGCTTTAACAGGATGGCATTAAACAATTGCAGCATTTCTGCTGCGGGGATAGTAATGGTTGGGTTGCTCATAAACGCAAGGTACGAATACAGCTGTATCCTCCAACCGGCGGATCAAGCTGTAAGCCAATACCCCATAACGCGGTAAATGGAAATAATTACTGGTAGCTACATGCCTGTTTGCACACCCTCCTATTTTCATCAGATTTTAATAACTTTATAAAAGTAAATGCACCTCAAGCTATAAAAGCTTCGTCCTTTCCTTCTCCGATTAATAGCACTGTTTTTGTACATTATCTAACTGTAACCGGTATTTTATGAAAATGAATAACATTTCCCCTGAGAGTCTTCAATTACTGGTGTTGACCGTGCAGGAATTATCGCAGGCCCGCGACCTGGATACCGTTATGCAAATAGTACGCACCACCGCCCGAAAGCTTACCGGGGCCGATGGCGCTACGTTTGTTTTGAAGGAGGGGAATAAATGTTATTATGCCGATGAGGATGCTATTTCGCCCTTATGGAAAGGTAGCCGGTTCCCCATTGATTCCTGCGTTAGTGGTTGGGCCATGCTGAACCGGAAACCGGCGGTTGTGGAAGATATTTATGCCGACGGCCGTATTCCCGCCGATGCCTATCGGCCCACTTTTGTAAAAAGCCTGGCCATGGTACCTATCAGGACCATCGACCCTATTGGCGCCATTGGTAATTACTGGGCTACCCAACGGCAACCCACTGAAGAAGAAGTATGGTTGTTACAATCCCTGGCCGATATTACCGCTGTTACCATAGAGAACGTATATGTATACGCCGAACTGGAACAACGGGTAAAAGAGCGCACCCAACAACTGGAAGCTATCAACAAAGACCTGGAAGCCTTCTCGTATACCGTTTCCCATGACCTTCGAGCACCACTCAGAACCATTACCAACTTCTCTGACATGCTGCTGGAAAAGCATGGGAATGACCTGCCGGATGATGGAAAACGAATAGCCGGTAAGATCATCGATGGCGGCAAAAGGATGTCGAATCTCATCGATCACCTGTTGGTGTTTTTCAGGAATGGGAAAAGAGAGATCCGCAAACAGCAGGTGTCTATGCAAACAATTGTGAACAATATTACGCACGATATAAAGGAACAGGAAACCAGCCGGGAGATCGATTTTATTGTACACGAATTACCGTCAGTCACGGCCGACGAAACCCTTATTAATGAAGTGTGGATGAACCTGATCTCCAATGCGGTTAAATATACCACCGGTAAACAAAAGGCATTGATCGAGATTGGCGCCCGGAAAACCGATGATGAAACTGTGTACCATGTAAAAGATAACGGCGCTGGTTTTGACATGGAATACTATGATAAATTATTCATGGTTTTTCAACGGCTTCATACATCTAAAGAATTTGAAGGCACCGGGGTTGGCCTCGCCACCGTGCAACGGATCGTAAACCGCCATGGCGGTAAAATCTGGGCGGAAGGCAAGGTGAATGAAGGGGCTACCTTTTATTTTTCGCTGCCGAATTTAATGCATTGATCTTATCCCGCTTTTTGTGCACCTGCCTCAAAAATAACCAGCTTAACAAAAACACCCCGACGGTATCGTCGGGGCGCTGTATTTTAATTAAGGGTTTTATTACTGTCCCCCCTTCTTAACAATAAACTTATACTTACCAGATCCGAGTTTGAAGATCTGACGATTTTTTTCATAACCCAATACCTTGATCTCCTTGTGCAAATTCAGCGGTGAATTACTTTCCATGATATTTGCATTAGCCGGTACAGGCAGGTAAACAGTGGCTGTTGTATTAGCCGGGATCACGATTGTAAATACGTGGAATACATACTGATGATCCCACTCGGAATAAATTCTTCCGTAAGGTGAATTGAACGATACGCTACCCTTCTCCAATCCCATAATAGGCTCGGGATTGATGATGATGTTCTTGTAAGCTACTGAAGTATCTTCCTGGTGAATACCACCGGGCCCATCATAGAACCACTGCATCAGGTGTCCTAACATCAGGTGGTTGTTCGATTTATCCGGTAACGCTGCCCATGACTCAGTTAAGGCGGTAGCGCCCTTGGCTAACTGGTAACCATAACCCGGTACTTTATTGTCGCTGTTCATCTCATACACCGTTTGGGCGGAACCATTTTTTGTCAACGCATCCACCAAAAAGTGAAAGCCGATATCGCCCGCAGTGAGCGCGCTTTCGTTGGTAATGATATCTGTTTTCAATTGATCCAGTACAGCCGCTTTGTTGGCATCTTCAACCAGTCCTACCGCTAAAGGCATAGATTGCGCAGTCTGGCTGCCGGTTGAATATTTGTGTGAAGAAGCATCGTAGAATTTAGCGTTGAACGATTTTTTCACGTCTGCAGCGAGTGCCGCATATTGTGACACATCGGCTGATTTACCCATCAGCTTCGCCATTTTCGTCA
The Niastella koreensis GR20-10 genome window above contains:
- a CDS encoding glycoside hydrolase family 43 protein, which codes for MKKIGLLILLFAQLTLVTAQSNRSVYLFSYFKGNGEDGLHLAWSSDGLKWASLKNDSSFLKPTAGKDKLMRDPCVIRGADGLFHMVWTVSWSERTIGYASSKDLIHWSEQQNVPVMEHEPTAINCWAPEIFYDEASKQYMIYWATTIPGRFPKGDTASDKNHRIYYVTTKDFKTYSQAAVLYDQGFNVIDATIQMNGNQYVMFLKDETRYPPQKNLRTATSTTLTGGYSAPSKPITGNYWAEGPTVLKKGNQWIVYFDKYRDHKYGAVTSTDLVHWTEISDLLEMPKGIRHGTVVTITKQELDKLLKEK
- a CDS encoding sensor histidine kinase, translated to MKMNNISPESLQLLVLTVQELSQARDLDTVMQIVRTTARKLTGADGATFVLKEGNKCYYADEDAISPLWKGSRFPIDSCVSGWAMLNRKPAVVEDIYADGRIPADAYRPTFVKSLAMVPIRTIDPIGAIGNYWATQRQPTEEEVWLLQSLADITAVTIENVYVYAELEQRVKERTQQLEAINKDLEAFSYTVSHDLRAPLRTITNFSDMLLEKHGNDLPDDGKRIAGKIIDGGKRMSNLIDHLLVFFRNGKREIRKQQVSMQTIVNNITHDIKEQETSREIDFIVHELPSVTADETLINEVWMNLISNAVKYTTGKQKALIEIGARKTDDETVYHVKDNGAGFDMEYYDKLFMVFQRLHTSKEFEGTGVGLATVQRIVNRHGGKIWAEGKVNEGATFYFSLPNLMH
- the yiaK gene encoding 3-dehydro-L-gulonate 2-dehydrogenase, which gives rise to MSNPTITIPAAEMLQLFNAILLKQGFTPEKARQCAEVFTNNSIDGVYTHGVNRFPRFVEYIQKGYININAEPTLKHQWGGVQQWDGNLGPGPLNAMHATNNAMQLAQQHGIGCVALANTNHWMRGGTYGWQAAKAGFVFIGWTNTTALMPAWGAVDNKLGNNPLVMALPYEQEAIVLDMAMSQYSFGALELADMKKEQLPVYGGFDVNGQLTTDPGAVRASRRPLPIGYWKGAGLALLLDVLAAVLSGGLPVHEVTQQKTEMAVSQVFIAIDTSKLGNHAAIAQVVRNIIADYHRSTPDNNKAITFPGERVLQTRQRNGQQGIPVVKEVWAAVNALNQ